Genomic DNA from Lagenorhynchus albirostris chromosome 9, mLagAlb1.1, whole genome shotgun sequence:
GACCTTCTTCAAGGCCACCAACCCCCCAGCCCATGGGGGAATCCACCCATATCCACCTCCCTTCTCGCATCTGGGAAAGGATCCCTCTTGGTATCACTGATCACTAGGGCTGTGCAGCTCTGCCTCAAATCACTCACACTGAGAGAGGCTAGGATCTTTACCTGCTGGATCTCAGCGCAGTAGCTCTTACTTTTGGTGGCCccagtatgttttgttttgttttgtttttgcggtatgtgggcctctcactgttgtggcctctcccgttgcggagcacaggctccggacgcgcaggctcagcagccatggctcacgggcccagccgctccgcggcatgtgggatcttcccggaccggggcacgaacccgcgtcccctgcttcggcaggtggactctcaaccactgcgccaccaggaaagcccggccccagtatgttttaaatgttaaactgTTGTAGTCATCAACAAGGTATGTCACTTCAGTTATTTTGGGGGCCAGGATCTTTACTCATTCGTTCAAGATGCGTGTCCTATGTGACTGCTCTGCTGGGCACAGGGGCTGCCCCCAGGAAGCTCCTTACTCTACCGGCAAGTGGCAACAGGGAAAGGCCCTCCAGGAGGAGGGAACTGCATAAGCAGAAGCAGGTAAGCCTGGAGATGTACATTGTTTGGGGGAAGGGGCCggagaggctggaggtgggggccTGGATGTGCAAAGGAGGAAGATGGGAGGCTCTTTATTTCCCAGCCCTTATCTGTCCCGAGCAATGCCACGAAGAGCACTCGGAAGGCTGCCAAAAGGATTCTGCTCTGGCAGACCCAACCTCTGGGCCTGTTTGTTCTCTCGGTTGGTGCGTCGTCCCAGGGCCTCGATTTTCCCATCTAAGAAATGGAGCTGGTCTGTGTTTTCAGAAGACCCTTCCGTCTATAGATTTGGAGCCTTGCAAACCAGGGGCCCCTCCCAGAGCCCAGGTATCCGGTTTAGGGTCTTCTCCAGCGCTGGGTCTGTGCAAGCAATAGGGTCAACCCTCCCACCTCCCGCAACCTGTTTATAATGACTGACGGCCTCCCCAACCAATGTGGCCACACGGCCAAGCCAGGGGGCGGGGGCAGACGCATCCGAATTCACCCTCTACTTAAATCCAGACCAATCAGCGTCGAGCTCGGCATGTGAGAGGTAGGGTCACCGACCACTGCTATCTGGGCATGCGCAATCTCTCGCCTACAGCCTCCTCCCGCCTCGCATGCGCACCGCGCCACGGATGGTTAAGGGAAGGGGATAAACACGAACCTTAGTTCCATCCTGAAAGTCAGGGAGCTCTCCTCGGCCCTCCTCTATCACACGCTTTTGGATCCCGTCCTCCCGGAGTCTTGCGATGATATCCGCCATCCTCCTTCCCCGCTGCTCTCTTTCGGCAACTTCCGGACTCGCTCGGCAGCTTCCGGACCTGCTTCGTCAACTTCGGCAACTTCCGAGCTGGCGCCATTTTGGCTAAGGGCAGACGCCGTAAAGGGCCTGAACGTGGAAACGGACAGTGATTGGTTCTCTGCGCTGCGGCTGAGCGCGCGGGTCTGACCAGGGGCGGGGCCTGAGACTGTCTAGGGGAGGTGAGAGAGGCGGGGCCGGAGTcggccgggcggggcgggggcgtcCCTAGCAATTGTGTCATTGAACCGATATAGACTGGGCCCTCCCAAGTGGCCGCGTGCCACTCTATTTTAAGTTGTAGGAACAGTATAACAGCGTTACAGAACTAGGATGGAGCGGGGGCTGGGGGCCCGTCGGTAACGCCACCCCCTAAAACTACTATTTTTGTGTATTcctttctgggttttttcttttagcatacCTAGCACAATAGTCGTGACTTTTGCATCctggatttttctctttaaatataaataaataaataagtaaaactaggagtaagaaagagaggaaggagggtttCTGTGTTCCTGTGGGAACCGTAAACTCCCCAAGAGACTGACAGTCCCTTGTGGGGTCCTGGCTGGATGTGTCGTCACCATGGAATCCTCCgcggtgtctggcacatagtagttgcCCAGTGAGTATTAGGAAATATAGGAATGATAGAAGTGAGGCACTTCGGGGGTAGTACAACGTTTCTCTCCGCCTCTGGAAACTAGCTGTGAAGAATAGCTGTAAGAGTTTTCTGCTCCCACTTCCGAGGTTTAGGTAACCGAATAAAGGGAATGTCTTGGGACCTGTGCACTGTCTTCATTCCATCCTCATAACTGCGAAGAATTATTGTCCGTCCCCTTTGCCCCACGTGCTAAGGGCTTCAGATATTTATGCTGGTTCATTTCCCCCCCCAAAAGTCCCCTGAGAGAGGTGGAACCTCTGGGGTGAAAGGGAAAcatgctttgtttgtttttagctttttttttttttttacccacacAGGAAGTTTTTCAGGCGACTTCTGCCAAATTCTGAAGCAACAAGTAGTCTGTATCCTATACAGATTGctccagaaaatggaaaaagagggaaagccaACCAACATATTTTATGAGGCTATTTTAATCTTGATTCTGAACCAGATAACTATaccataaggcaagaaaaatatacACCCATTTtactaataaatataaatatgaaaaatcctAAATGAATGTTCAGCTAATTAAAtccactagtatatataaaaatacctcagggcttccctggtggcgcagtggttgagaatccgcatgccgatgcaggggacacgggttcgtgccccggtccgggaagatcccacatgccgcggagcggctgggcccgtgagccatggccgctgagcctgcgcgtcccgagcctgtgctccgcaacgggagaggccacaacagtgagaggcccgcgtacagcaaaaaaaaaaatgtaaatagaatGAGTTTTATACATGATTCCAtgtttttaaattgcaaataCATCCACATACGAGCCAATGCCATGTGGAGTAGGGGGCCAGACAGAATTCAAGGCAGCCGACTGAGCACACTGATGTGGGATCTGATGAAAGGGAGGAGGAAAACggtggagagaaggaggaaaataaattaaCGTAACTCAAGAGGGGCCTTGCTCATAGTGATGATGTGTCATAAACTGAGAAGCAGGATTGACTCAGCTCTGTACACGAGGTCATAAAATGAAGTGGGTCGGGTGAGTGCAGGAGGATGAGCACCCCTAGAGCTAGGtggacctgagttcaaatcccagttcgcACTTGAAAGCATTTGGGATTTGGGCGAAGCGCTCATTCATGtggtccacaaatatttattgaggacctacttaGTGCCAAACACTGTTCTGGGCACAGTGGACACAGTGGTGAATAAGACAGTGTAAAATAAGGTAATTTCGGGTAAGCACTGTGTGATGTGAAACTGACTTTAGATTGCATAGTCAGGGACGGCTTCTCTGAGAGGTGACACTGGAGCAGGGACACCGATGATGAAAAGATCCCCCTGTGAAAGAGCAAGGTTAAGTGCTTTCCAGGCATAGAAAAAAGCACGCacgtgcaaagaccctgagatgGGAACGAGCTTGGCCTGTGTGGCTGAGTGAGATGAAAGAGGGGCAGAGAAGGACTTGATGCGATTGGGAGAGGTAGGCAGGGACCAGAGCTTTGTGGGCCTTAGTCAAGAGTTCATATATTATTCTAACCACAGTGGAAAACCAAGGGATGGTTTTATGCAGAGGAGTGACTTGGCagcatactttaattaaaaaaaaaaagttttatttaagacTAACAGAAGAAAAGGATCAGATGTTTTAAAAGACCACTTTGCCGTCTGCGTGGAGACAGAATTGGAGGAGAATGCAAGCCACATAAGCTCTCTGAGCCTTTTTCCACATTTGCACGGTGGCGACAATCCCCCTCCCGTGCAGGGCCGCGGTGAGTAACGGTGGGGAAACGGTCCCCAGGAGTCTCCTCAGCACTCGAGGAGCGGGCTGGGATGCAGACGGCTCCAACTCGGGCCTGAAAGGTTGGCGAGTGGCAGCCCCTGCAAGGCCCTTGTACAGACCCAGGGATTGCTTCCGAGAGAGGCACCCGCTGTCGCTCGCCGAGGCGGCCGCTGGGCGGCGCGGCGAGCCCAGCTCGGTCCGGACGAGAGAAGGCGCGGTCACTAGTCTGTTCGGCGCTCGGCAGCTCTGGCCTGCTGaaggcgggcgggggcggggccgttATGTAAGGGCGGGGCCTCGACCAGGGCGCCGGACTGTCGAGCAACCTAGACGACGGCACGGGGCGGGGTCTGGGCGCGGGGGTGGGGCCGGCGGGAGCGGATGGCGACGGTGCTGGTCGTCTGAGCGGGCCGGGGCCATGAGTGCCGCCCGGCCCCAGTTCAGCATCGATGACGCCTTCGAGCTGTCCCTGGAGGACGCGGGCCCTGGGCCTGAGTCCAGCGGGGTCGCCCGCTTCGGGCCGCTGCACTTCGAGCGCCGGGCCCGGTTCGAGGTGGCCGACGAGGACAAGCAGTCCCGGCTGCGCTACCAGGTGAACCGCCCGGcccacctcacccccagcctGGGTCTGGGCAGACCCCAGGCCGGACCCTGGAGAACCCCAACTCGGGAGAATCTGACCAGAGGCCTCAGCCGGAGCGGGAGACCGCCCCCCGGAGCCAAATCACTGCCCAGACCCTCTCAGCTCTGATTTCGGTCCCCAGCCACTACTGGAGAGCCTAGAGCCCAGACCTGGCAGCTGGTCCCTCACCCCCAGCTGGAGATCCCAACCTGGAGTCCCCACCGATCCTGGGTACTGACCCTCCCTCCCCTTAGCACGCAGGGATGGGGAACTCTTCTGTACCTGAACCAGACTTTGTCCATATTCAGAAGGACtcccctgagccccaggccagatAATCCAACGGGAACCAGCACCCCCTCTTATGTTCTAAGTCCCCACCCCATCCTTCCCTCCAGAGCTGGAGGTCCCCACTCACATGATGAGTCCTTGCCCATGCCTTGGCTCCCACTAAACTGGAAATCCCCCTTTCCCAGAAGACCTCCACCAACTCTAGAATCCTTTTCTTGGCAACCTGAACTAGATTCCTATGCCCCAAACCTGGAAACCATTGGCCTGCCCTTCCCTGGCACCGCAAATCCAAGGCCTCCACACTGGGCCCCTGAAATACCATCCTGACAACTCCACCCTGATTCCCAAGCTTGGGGGATCTCCTGGCCCTGGGAACCCTCAACCAGCCCCTGCCGGCTCCTCCCTGCCAAAGCCCCCAGCACCCACCTCCTACCTGGGTTTCAGTTTCCGTGAATCATCAAACCCGTTCTTCGGGGAAGGCGGAGGGAGGAGCTGTCAAGCGGCCAAACAGCTGTGTGTCCAGGCAAACAGCTGTGTGCGCTCGCTTTCTTCCTCTccaccagaggggagggaggaagagcctGAGCCCAGTAACCCTTCTGAGCCCTGTGTTCTGGAACAGAACCTGGAGAACGATGAGGATGGAACCCAGACCTCTCCGGAGCCGGATGGGGGAGCCGGCACCAGGTCAGGGCCAGG
This window encodes:
- the TMEM134 gene encoding transmembrane protein 134 isoform X4, whose protein sequence is MSAARPQFSIDDAFELSLEDAGPGPESSGVARFGPLHFERRARFEVADEDKQSRLRYQRGGRKSLSPVTLLSPVFWNRTWRTMRMEPRPLRSRMGEPAPGILAEHPSAAPSGPLAPSAVALSAPTMPAAVLILTGVGLEVAPSPGVSSAIFFVPGFLLLVPGVYHVTFIYCAVKGHRGFQFFYLPYFEK
- the TMEM134 gene encoding transmembrane protein 134 isoform X1, with protein sequence MSAARPQFSIDDAFELSLEDAGPGPESSGVARFGPLHFERRARFEVADEDKQSRLRYQPLLESLEPRPGSWSLTPSWRSQPGVPTDPGTWRTMRMEPRPLRSRMGEPAPGILAEHPSAAPSGPLAPSAVALSAPTMPAAVLILTGVGLEVAPSPGVSSAIFFVPGFLLLVPGVYHVTFIYCAVKGHRGFQFFYLPYFEK